A genome region from Nycticebus coucang isolate mNycCou1 chromosome 4, mNycCou1.pri, whole genome shotgun sequence includes the following:
- the LOC128584846 gene encoding non-histone chromosomal protein HMG-14-like, protein MPKRKVSSAEGAGKEESKGRSARLSAKPAPAKVETKPKKAAAKDKSSDKNVQPKGKRGAKGKQAGVANQETEEDLPAENGETKTEEDPAADEAGEKEAKSD, encoded by the coding sequence ATGCCCAAGAGGAAGGTCAGCTCTGCCGAAGGAGCCGGGAAGGAAGAGTCCAAGGGGAGGTCAGCGCGGTTGTCAGCTAAACCTGCTCCTGCGAAAGTGGAAACAAAGCCAAAAAAGGCAGCAGCAAAAGATAAATCTTCAGACAAAAACGTGCAGCCGAAAGGGAAAAGAGGGGCAAAGGGAAAGCAGGCTGGAGTGGCTAACCAAGAAACTGAAGAAGATTTACCAGCAGAAAACggagaaactaaaactgaggAGGATCCAGCCGCTGAcgaagcaggagagaaagaagccaagtctGATTAA